In Alcaligenes faecalis, the sequence CATCGGTATAAGGCTCGCCGCCCAGGACGATGACTCGGCTGCCCGCGCTTAACTCCAGCGACAGCTGCGTCAAGCCACGACCTACATAAGCCAGTTCATTGGTCTGAAACTGCTCGGTGCCGATACCCACGGTGCCTTGCACCACCAGAAATCCATACTCGAACTCTGGCTGCAGGTTCAAGGTAATCTGCCCGGCCTTCACACTATTCAAATCCATGCCCATCAGAGGCGAATACAGCTTGCTGGGTGCCTGACGCCCCTCGTAACTACCGGCCAGCAAAGTGAAGTCGCACTCGCCTTCACGCCAACACGGCAAATCGGGGTGATGATCAAAGGCCGGTTCACAGGCGGCATCCTTGAAGGGCAAGGCAATCCACAACTGAACCGCATGCAGCTTGTCCTCGCCGGGCAAGGACTCTTCGGTATGGCTGATGCCCCGGCCTGCCGTCATCAAATTCACCTGACCGGGCTTGATCACTTGCACATGGCCCAAACTATCGCGGTGCAACACCTCGCCCTGAATCATCCAGGTGAAGGTCTGCAAACCAATATGCGGATGCGGCCCAACACGCAGACCGGGACCGGAAGTGAACACGGCGGGTCCAGCGTGATCCAGAAAACACCAGGCTCCCACCATACGCCGCTGCGAGGACGGCAAGATACGGCCAACAGTAATGCCCCCGCCCACTTGTGCACTGCGTGCAGGCACGCGCTGGATCTGCTTGTCGCCATTTTGGTCTTCAGGGCAATCAAAGGATACGGAGACTTCGGAACTGAGGGTACTCATGGGTCAAACTCCAAAAATGCGTGTGCAGGGGCCAGTCCTCAAACCAGCAAAAAACGCTGCCCACCAAAGTGGGCAGCGCTGCGCCAAGGCGCTTACTTGCCGGATGTGAACTTGGTGTGGCTGTTGATCAGGTTGCGGTAGTCAGGGATGTGGTTGGAGAACAAGGCACCCAGACCTTCCACGTCGTTACGCCAGTCGCGGTGCAGTTCGCACGCCACGCCAAACCAGGTCATCAGCTGAGCACCGGCAGCCGACATGCGATCCCATGCAGAATGACGAGTCAGTTCGTTAAAGGTGCCCGACGCATCGGTAACCACGAACACATCAAAGCCTTCTTCCAGAGCCGACAGGGCCGGGAACGCCACACACACTTCGGTTACCACACCAGCAATAATCAGCTGTTTCTTGCCAGTTGCCTTGATGGCTTTAACGAAGTCTTCGTTATCCCAGGCGTTGATCTGACCAGGACGAGCGATGTAAGGCGCGTCCGGGAAGGTTTCTTTCAGCTCGGGAACCAAAGGACCGTTAGGGCCTTCTTCAAAGCTGGTGGTCAGGATGGTGGGCAAGTTGAAGTACTTGGCCAGATCAGCCAGGGCCAGCACATTGTTCTTGAACTTGTCGGGATCAATATCACGAACCAGAGACAGCAGCCCGGTTTGGTGATCTACCAGTAGTACAGCGGCTTGGTCTTTATCCAGTCGTTTGTAAGGCGTAGTCATCTCAGTTTTCCTTAACGGTGATTGAAGGGGGTGGGTGCAGGAACTGCACCCGGCACTGCCACAGCGCTAGGGGTAATCGCGCTGCAAATCAAATCGGTGAAACCTGCCAGCGGGAGCGGTGAAGGCGGACCAGGCCGCCCTCACCCACTTGCTTTACGATGCCGCCGTAGGTGCCATGGCACCGAAGCGACCGCTATTGAAGTCATCCATCGCCTGCAGGATTTCCTGCTTGCTATTCATGACAAAAGGACCATGTCCCACAATGGGCTCATCAATGGGCTGACCGCTGATCATCAAGACCACGGCGTCGTTATTGGCCTCGATGCTGAACTGGCTACCTGCCCGATCCAGCACCACCAGTTGCCCTTCACGTGCCACGCTTTGACCATTGACCAGCACCGTGCCTTGCAGAACCACCAGGGCAGCCGTCCAGCCTTCTGGGTTTTCCAGCTCGGCAATCCCGCCCTGATTCAGACGCAGATCCCATACATTCATGGGGGTAAAGGTCTTGGCAGGGCCTGCGGCACCGTCCTTTTCTCCAGCAATCACACGCACCATGCCAGCGGCATCAGGCAGTGCGACCACAGGAATCTGCTGATCGGTAATGGCCTGATAGCCAGCGGGAGCGCTCTTGTCTTTGGCAGGCAGGTTCACCCACAGCTGCACCATTTCCAAAGTGCCACCCGAGCGGGCAAAGGCGTCGGAGTGATACTCCTCGTGCAAGATGCCCGAACCGGCTGTCATCCACTGCACATCGCCGGGGCCAATGGTGCCGCCCTTGCCGGTGGAGTCGTGATGCGACACTTCGCCCTTGTAGACGATGGTGACGGTTTCAAACCCCCGGTGCGGATGCTGTCCAACGCCACGCTTGTGATTGCTGGGTGCAAACTCGGCAGGACCGGCGTAGTCCAGCAGCAGGAAAGGGCTCAACTGTTTTGCGTGTGTGTGGTACGAAAACAGGGAGCGAACGGGGAAGCCGTCGCCCACCCAGTGAGGACGGGGAGCGCTGTAGATACCAAGAATTTTCTTCATGTCCATCTCCTTGTTTCAACATAAGAGACAGAATAAACTCGGGACAACGAAGCCAGTAGCCCCCGAAATCGGCCATCTATGTTCCATTTATGGAACGATAAAACTGCCATGCAAGATTTAAACGACTTGTACTTCTACGTTCAGATTGTGGATCACGGCGGCTTTGCCCCAGCCGGTCGCGCACTGGGTTTGCCCAAGTCCACGCTTAGCCGCAGGCTGGCCGCCTTGGAAGAACGCCTGGGGGTGCGGCTGATCCAGCGTTCCACCCGCCGCTTCACCGTGACCGAGATCGGCCAGACCTATTACGAGCACTGCAAGGCCATGCTGGTCGAGGCCGAGGCCGCACAGGCAGCAATTGAGCTGACACGTGCCGAGCCGCGCGGTGTAGTACGCATCAGTTGCCCCATCACCTTACTGAACGCCCATGTCAGTAATATGTTGGCCGACTTCATGGTCAGCTACCCGCATGTGTCCGTGCAATTGGATGCCACCAACCGGCGTGTGGACCTGATCGGGGAAGCGCTGGATATTGCGATTCGTGTGCGTCCCCCGCCGCTGCAAGACAGCGATCTGGTGATGCGCGTGCTGTCCGACCGTAGCCAATGTCTGATAGCCAGCCCAGAGCTGATTGCCCGTCATGGCATACCCAATTCGCCTGCTGATCTGGCGGACTATCCCAGCCTGGCCTTGGGTCTGCCGCAACAAAGCCATACCTGGACCTTGTATGGCCCCGATGGTGCACAAGCCGTGCTGCATCACACACCCCGTCTGATTACCACTGATATGACGGCCCTGCGCTGCGCCGCCTTGAAAGGCGTGGGTGTGGTGCAGTTGCCCACCCTGGTGGTCTGCGATCAATTGGCCGACGGTTCTTTGGTGAAACTGATTCCGGACTGGGCTCCACGGCGCGAGATCATTCATGCGGTGTTTTCGTCCCGCCGGGGACAGATGCCAGCCGTGCGAGCACTGCTGGATTACCTGGTCGAGCGTTATCAGGAGATGGATGAGGATTGAGGCTGATTTTGCGAAAGTGCCAATGAGCTTCATGGACAAGCCACACGAATGCACTTTCCCCGTACCGCCCTGCCGTACAAACAAAAACGCCCTGCATATGCAGGGCGTTTTGTATGCCTGGGCAATCAAGCCTGGGGATCAGGCGCCGCCATTAAAGTCGCGGACTTGCTTTTCAGCTTCTTCACGCGCAATGCCATAGCGTTCCTGAATTTTCCCGACCAGATATTCAGTATTGCCTTCCGCAACATCAATATCATCGTTAGTCAGTTTTCCCCATTTGGCTTGAATCTTGCCAGACAGCTGTTTCCATTTACCTTTGATCGTATCTTCATTCATAGTCGCTCTCCTGTTTTAACGGGAATTCACAATTAGGATTGATGACGGAACTTTTATTCCGGTTTTACTTTCAATCCCGACGAATCGACTTTCACAACGCCTTTCACACTTTCCGTTGCAGCAACGGCTTTTTTGTGCTCAATTTCGCTGGGCACGGTACCGGTCAATGTTGCGACACCATTATTGGTTTCAACAGAGATATCCGTGCTCTTCAAATCCTTGGTGCTGGCCAGATCAGCCTTGATCTTGGTGGTGATCCAGGTATCGCTGACAGCTTCACCGGTGGTTGCCGAATGATCCTGATTCACGGCTGGCTCATTAGCCATTGCGCCGCTTTGCAGACCAAAACTCAAGGCAGTAGCCATTAGTACGCTGGATAGGATGGCGGATTTTTTCATATATGCTCTCCAATATCAGAAAGGGAATTTTCAATTTCAAAAACCCTTGCCCCTGCTATTAAAAGAAGTCCAGTTCAATCAACAAAAATTTCGTTGTTTGCAATGGATGGTTCCACCGTAACATTCCCGACCAGGCTGAAAACTACGAAATGCTACAAGCGATTTCCTTATAAGAATTTTTCCTGCTTTCCATGAAACTCTATTCGCCCTGCTTATGACAGGCTGCTTGGTTTCGTCAGATTCTGGGCTGCATGCTGGCCAAGTTCAATCAACTCCCACCTACAACACGACTGGTTTTCACACGTTTTCAACGAAGATCCCATGCCCCCTTGAGACTGGCAATCCTGAGTGAGAACAGAGCAGTAAAGCAGGGCGTCGCTCTCTGCATAGGGTTCGTCCGGGCCAGATACATCAGGTAAAAAATTTAGCAAAACTTCTAACAAAACAAGCGCCCTGGCCACGGTGCTTGCAGTGCAGATACGCCTGCTGCAGCCGGTAAACACAAAAAAAACCAGATCATCAAATTGATAATCTGGCCAAAATCAGAACAAGGTGCAGACCCACACACCTCCACTCGAACAACAAGGACTCTACCCATCAACGCAGATGGTGCACCTCCTGCATCCCGTAAACCTGCACTGGCAAGCCTGCCTGACGCGCCTTGAGCTGCAAGGCCAGGTACTGGGAGTAATGACGCGACTGGTGCAAATTGCCGCCGTGGAACCACAGATTCGGCTGCTGGGTGGGCTTCCACATATTGCGCTGCTCGCCCTCCCACGGCCCTGGGTCTTTGGTGGTTTCCGAACCCAGACCCCAGCACTTGCCCACTCGGTCCGCCATTTCCTGGCCGGCCAGATCCGCCACCCAGCCATTCATGGAACCGTAACCCGTGGCATACACCACCAGGTCCGCAGGCAATTCCGTGCCGTCTGTCAGCACCACAGCGTTCTCGGTCAAATGGCTGATGTCGGTTCGGGATTTCAGCTTGATACTGCCATCGATAATCAGCTCGCAAGCACCCACATCGATGTAGTAGCCCGAGGCGCGGCGCAGGTATTTCATGAACAAGCCAGAACCATCGTCACCCCAATCCAGCATGAAGCCTGCTGCCTCCAGCTTCTGGTAGAACCCCGCATCGCGCTCGCGAATCTTGTCGTACACAGGAATCTGGAAGTCCGCCATGATGCGGTACGGCAGGGAGGCAAACAGCAAATCTGCCTTGCGCGTGGTGACTCCCGAAGCCAGTGCCCGTTCGGAATACAGATCTCCCAAACCGATCTCCATCAAGGAGTCGGATCGCACAATGTGGGTGGACGAACGCTGCACCATGGTGACGTCCGCGCCCGCCTCCCACAGTGCGGCGCAAATATCGTGCGCCGAGTTATTGGCCCCGATCACTACTACTTTCTTGCCCGCATACGCTTCCGGTCCGGGGTGCTGCGAAGAGTGCTGCTGCTCGCCCTTGAACACATCCTGCCCCTTCATGCTGGGCACGTTCGCCTTGCCGGACATACCCGTGGCAAAGACCAACTGCTGTGGCCGTAGGGTCATGGGCTTGCCATCACGCTCGATCTCCACTTCCCAGGTCTGGCTGGACTCGTCGTAGCGCACCTTCTTGCATACGGTGCTGCTCCAGTAATTCAGCTCCATCACCTTGACGTACATTTCCAGCCAGTCACCAATCTTGTCCTTGGGCGCAAAGACAGGCCAGTTGTCGGGGAAAGGCATGTAAGGCAGATGGTCGTACCAGACGGGGTCGTGCAGGCACAGCGACTTGTAGCGCTTGCGCCAGCTATCGCCAGGGCGGGCATGTTGATCAATGATGAGCGCAGGCACATTCAACTGCCGCAGACGCGCCCCCAGCGCAATACCACCCTGCCCGCCACCAATCACCAGCACATAAGGCTGCTCGGTCGTGCCCAGCTCGGCCTGCTCCTGCTGACGACGCTCCTGCCAGGTCTGGCGTCCACGTCGAATGCCATGCTCGGCCCCCATGGGGCGACGCACGCCCAACGGTTCCTCGTGCCCTTTCAGTTCCGACATGGTGGTCAGAAAGGTCCAGATCTTGCCGTTCTTGACGCGGATATGGCCGTAGCCACGCGCCACATCAGTTTCCACACGGAACCAGCCTTCCACCAGACCTTGACCATCGTCACTAACCGGCTCGGCACTATCGCGTTCAAACCTGGCTGACACGGCACCTTGTTGCTGCTGCGTCAGCATGTCGCGGATCTGATCGCACCCTTCCATGGTTCGGATATTCCAGGTGAACATGACCAGATCACGCCAAAAGCACTCTTCGGCAAACAGGGCTGCCGCATCGTCCGGTGCATTGCTGGCAAGCGCATGGGTCAACTGTTCAAGAACCGTGTCCAACTGTCGCGCAGACGGCTGCAGTTGCTGCTGTGTTTGCATGATTTGTCTCCATATCGTTTTAATGTTGCGCCGAGCTTTTGCTGCCCAGCTATGGAGTACATAGCAAACACCGTGCCAAACCGGGAACGGCTTGTTTTAAAGGGGTCTCGCTTGTTTCAAGACGGTGAAACTGTGCCAGCTGTGGCACAGGTGGTGCATCAGGTGTCGCAGCCTGTGTCAGGGGCCGAGTCTTGCTGAGCCACACCTGCCCGCTTGATATAACGATGCAAGGTGGACCGGCTGATACCCAGCTGCCGAGCCGCCGCGCTCACGTTATCGCCACAGGCTTGCAAAACCTGCTGCCAGGACGATTCCCCGGCAGAGAGAACGGCCGTCGGGCTGCCTGTTGATATGGCCAGACGCCGCTCGCGCAAAGCCTCCGGCAAATCCTGCACTTCAATGCAGGAACCTTCCGCCAAGGCCAGTGCCAGCACCAGCGCATTGTCCAGCTCGCGCAAATTGCCCGGCCACTCGTAAGCTTGCAGCGCTTGCCAGGCCTCGGGAGATAAACCCGGCACATCGCCCTTGTTACGCCGATGCAATATCTGCTGCACCAGCCATTCCAGATCACTGCGCTGACGCAAGGCAGGCAAGGTCAACACAGCCGCATTCAAGCGATACAGCAAATCCGCACGGAAGCGGCCTTGCTCTACCAGGGCACTTAAATCATGGTGGCTGGCTGAAATCACACGCAGGTCCACACGCTTGCCGCTGCGTGCACCCAATGGCATCACCTCGGACTCGGCCAGCACACGCAACAACCGGCTTTGCAGAGCCAGCGGCATATCGCCAATCTCATCCAGGAACAGGGTGCCGCCATCAGCCGCCTCGATCAAACCCGCACGGCCCCGTGCAGCGCCGCCGGTATAGGTGCCAGCCAGATAACCAAACA encodes:
- a CDS encoding pirin family protein; this encodes MSTLSSEVSVSFDCPEDQNGDKQIQRVPARSAQVGGGITVGRILPSSQRRMVGAWCFLDHAGPAVFTSGPGLRVGPHPHIGLQTFTWMIQGEVLHRDSLGHVQVIKPGQVNLMTAGRGISHTEESLPGEDKLHAVQLWIALPFKDAACEPAFDHHPDLPCWREGECDFTLLAGSYEGRQAPSKLYSPLMGMDLNSVKAGQITLNLQPEFEYGFLVVQGTVGIGTEQFQTNELAYVGRGLTQLSLELSAGSRVIVLGGEPYTDELVLWWNFVGQNKEVITQAQRDWRAAHERFGVVQGYDGDPLQAPDLPWETA
- the ycaC gene encoding isochorismate family cysteine hydrolase YcaC; the protein is MTTPYKRLDKDQAAVLLVDHQTGLLSLVRDIDPDKFKNNVLALADLAKYFNLPTILTTSFEEGPNGPLVPELKETFPDAPYIARPGQINAWDNEDFVKAIKATGKKQLIIAGVVTEVCVAFPALSALEEGFDVFVVTDASGTFNELTRHSAWDRMSAAGAQLMTWFGVACELHRDWRNDVEGLGALFSNHIPDYRNLINSHTKFTSGK
- a CDS encoding pirin family protein, which encodes MKKILGIYSAPRPHWVGDGFPVRSLFSYHTHAKQLSPFLLLDYAGPAEFAPSNHKRGVGQHPHRGFETVTIVYKGEVSHHDSTGKGGTIGPGDVQWMTAGSGILHEEYHSDAFARSGGTLEMVQLWVNLPAKDKSAPAGYQAITDQQIPVVALPDAAGMVRVIAGEKDGAAGPAKTFTPMNVWDLRLNQGGIAELENPEGWTAALVVLQGTVLVNGQSVAREGQLVVLDRAGSQFSIEANNDAVVLMISGQPIDEPIVGHGPFVMNSKQEILQAMDDFNSGRFGAMAPTAAS
- a CDS encoding LysR family transcriptional regulator, whose translation is MQDLNDLYFYVQIVDHGGFAPAGRALGLPKSTLSRRLAALEERLGVRLIQRSTRRFTVTEIGQTYYEHCKAMLVEAEAAQAAIELTRAEPRGVVRISCPITLLNAHVSNMLADFMVSYPHVSVQLDATNRRVDLIGEALDIAIRVRPPPLQDSDLVMRVLSDRSQCLIASPELIARHGIPNSPADLADYPSLALGLPQQSHTWTLYGPDGAQAVLHHTPRLITTDMTALRCAALKGVGVVQLPTLVVCDQLADGSLVKLIPDWAPRREIIHAVFSSRRGQMPAVRALLDYLVERYQEMDED
- a CDS encoding CsbD family protein, which codes for MNEDTIKGKWKQLSGKIQAKWGKLTNDDIDVAEGNTEYLVGKIQERYGIAREEAEKQVRDFNGGA
- a CDS encoding BON domain-containing protein — encoded protein: MKKSAILSSVLMATALSFGLQSGAMANEPAVNQDHSATTGEAVSDTWITTKIKADLASTKDLKSTDISVETNNGVATLTGTVPSEIEHKKAVAATESVKGVVKVDSSGLKVKPE
- a CDS encoding NAD(P)/FAD-dependent oxidoreductase → MQTQQQLQPSARQLDTVLEQLTHALASNAPDDAAALFAEECFWRDLVMFTWNIRTMEGCDQIRDMLTQQQQGAVSARFERDSAEPVSDDGQGLVEGWFRVETDVARGYGHIRVKNGKIWTFLTTMSELKGHEEPLGVRRPMGAEHGIRRGRQTWQERRQQEQAELGTTEQPYVLVIGGGQGGIALGARLRQLNVPALIIDQHARPGDSWRKRYKSLCLHDPVWYDHLPYMPFPDNWPVFAPKDKIGDWLEMYVKVMELNYWSSTVCKKVRYDESSQTWEVEIERDGKPMTLRPQQLVFATGMSGKANVPSMKGQDVFKGEQQHSSQHPGPEAYAGKKVVVIGANNSAHDICAALWEAGADVTMVQRSSTHIVRSDSLMEIGLGDLYSERALASGVTTRKADLLFASLPYRIMADFQIPVYDKIRERDAGFYQKLEAAGFMLDWGDDGSGLFMKYLRRASGYYIDVGACELIIDGSIKLKSRTDISHLTENAVVLTDGTELPADLVVYATGYGSMNGWVADLAGQEMADRVGKCWGLGSETTKDPGPWEGEQRNMWKPTQQPNLWFHGGNLHQSRHYSQYLALQLKARQAGLPVQVYGMQEVHHLR